In Phaeobacter gallaeciensis DSM 26640, a genomic segment contains:
- the flgG gene encoding flagellar basal-body rod protein FlgG, which produces MRALKIAATGMTAQQLRVETISNNLANMNTTGYNARRAEFADLHYQQVTRAGTVNASDGTVLPTGVQVGLGVRASAISIHLAQGALTQTGNDLDVAIDGKGYLEVTLPSGQSAYTRDGALKRSAEGLVVTSDGFTVSPDITIPSDARNVSINADGEVYAYFDETAEGQLMGQLTLAGFSNPKGLEALGSNLFVETEASGAATVASPGENGLGTLRQGYLEASSVDAVREVTELIEAQRGYEMNAKVISAVDQMMGATTQVR; this is translated from the coding sequence ATGCGCGCCCTGAAGATCGCCGCAACCGGAATGACCGCGCAGCAGCTGCGTGTTGAGACAATTTCGAACAACCTCGCGAATATGAACACCACGGGCTATAACGCTCGGCGCGCGGAATTTGCAGACCTGCATTATCAGCAAGTTACACGGGCCGGCACGGTAAACGCCTCCGACGGGACTGTGCTGCCCACCGGTGTGCAGGTGGGCCTTGGTGTCCGCGCCTCTGCAATCTCCATTCATCTGGCGCAGGGGGCCCTGACCCAGACCGGGAATGATCTGGACGTTGCCATCGACGGCAAAGGATATCTCGAGGTGACGCTCCCCTCCGGACAGTCCGCCTATACCCGCGACGGTGCCCTGAAACGATCGGCCGAGGGTCTGGTTGTCACCTCAGATGGTTTTACGGTCTCCCCGGATATCACCATCCCCAGCGACGCGCGCAACGTCTCGATCAATGCCGATGGTGAGGTCTACGCCTATTTCGATGAAACCGCCGAAGGGCAGCTGATGGGTCAGTTGACGCTGGCCGGGTTCTCCAACCCCAAAGGCCTGGAAGCCCTGGGCAGCAACCTCTTTGTAGAGACCGAAGCCTCAGGTGCGGCCACTGTTGCCTCTCCTGGTGAGAATGGTCTCGGCACCCTGCGTCAGGGCTATCTGGAGGCCAGTTCGGTGGATGCCGTCCGCGAGGTCACGGAGCTGATCGAAGCCCAGCGCGGCTATGAAATGAATGCCAAGGTCATCTCTGCCGTCGATCAGATGATGGGCGCAACCACGCAGGTACGCTAA
- a CDS encoding flagellar hook-basal body complex protein — MGDTGYTTLSRQSGLMREMRVVANNIANSATTGYRAEGVIFSEFIQTAPGQESLSMGRANIRNTSMAQGALTQSGGDLDLAIEGDGYFMVETPMGERLTRSGAFSTNAQGDLVTMDGHRVLDAGRAPVFIPGDAKSIKFGADGTLSADGRALGQIGIFKPEENYQMIREDGVMFRVDGEIEDAGDARVLQGFLEGSNVNAISQLARMVEIQRAYEMGQSFLETEDQRVRNAIKNLTKS; from the coding sequence ATGGGAGACACCGGTTACACCACCTTGTCCCGCCAATCGGGTCTGATGCGCGAAATGCGCGTTGTCGCAAATAACATCGCCAACTCAGCCACCACCGGATACCGGGCCGAAGGGGTCATCTTTTCCGAATTTATCCAGACTGCACCCGGTCAGGAATCCCTGTCGATGGGGCGGGCAAATATCCGCAACACCTCGATGGCGCAGGGAGCTCTGACTCAATCGGGCGGTGATCTGGATCTTGCCATCGAAGGCGACGGGTACTTCATGGTCGAAACCCCGATGGGGGAGCGGCTGACCCGGTCGGGCGCATTTTCCACCAACGCCCAGGGTGATCTGGTCACCATGGATGGTCATCGGGTCTTGGATGCCGGTCGCGCGCCTGTGTTCATTCCGGGCGATGCCAAATCCATCAAATTCGGCGCCGACGGCACATTGAGCGCAGATGGTCGTGCGCTCGGCCAAATCGGCATTTTTAAACCGGAAGAGAATTATCAGATGATCCGAGAAGACGGGGTGATGTTCCGCGTCGATGGCGAAATCGAAGACGCTGGCGACGCCCGCGTGCTCCAGGGGTTTCTGGAGGGATCAAACGTCAATGCCATCTCTCAGCTGGCGCGAATGGTCGAAATTCAGCGGGCCTATGAAATGGGCCAGAGCTTTCTTGAGACCGAAGATCAACGTGTCCGCAACGCCATCAAAAATCTGACGAAGTCGTAG
- a CDS encoding flagellar biosynthetic protein FliQ, with product MMSEGLFYDTLRQALWAAVMMSTPILLVALVVGLAIGLFQALTSVQEMTLTFVPKLTAILVVFWMTMGFMTQTLVAFFDGHVVPLISGGL from the coding sequence ATGATGAGCGAAGGGCTTTTCTACGACACTCTGCGCCAGGCCCTCTGGGCGGCCGTGATGATGTCGACACCGATTTTGCTGGTTGCACTGGTTGTTGGCCTCGCCATCGGCCTGTTTCAGGCCCTGACATCGGTGCAGGAAATGACCCTGACCTTTGTGCCAAAGCTTACCGCCATTCTTGTCGTTTTCTGGATGACCATGGGTTTCATGACGCAGACCTTGGTTGCCTTTTTTGATGGGCACGTTGTGCCACTGATTTCAGGAGGTCTGTAA
- the fliE gene encoding flagellar hook-basal body complex protein FliE — translation MDIRSLSATTGYAAARPATKVDPEHMPSSAEAKIKASFEEFAGTLQQSEQVSVTAMTGNGDPHALVQALAQTELAVETAVTVRNKVVEAYQEILRMPV, via the coding sequence ATGGATATTCGCAGTCTTTCCGCCACCACCGGCTACGCCGCCGCACGCCCTGCGACCAAGGTCGATCCGGAGCACATGCCCAGCAGCGCCGAGGCCAAGATCAAGGCCAGCTTTGAAGAGTTCGCAGGCACCCTGCAGCAAAGCGAGCAGGTTTCGGTCACCGCAATGACAGGCAACGGCGACCCACATGCGCTGGTGCAAGCCCTGGCCCAGACGGAACTGGCGGTGGAAACCGCGGTGACCGTCCGCAACAAGGTTGTCGAAGCCTATCAGGAAATCCTGCGGATGCCGGTGTAA
- the flgC gene encoding flagellar basal body rod protein FlgC → MSEFSKSLSVSASALKAQASRLRHVSENISNADTPGYRRKTVPFEAVRDLRSDVEKVEVGPVRLDRSDLEQVFDPSHPLADESGHYEGSNVDLMIEIADAREAQRSYEANLKMFEQGRQMSSSLMDLLRR, encoded by the coding sequence ATGAGCGAATTTTCCAAATCCCTCTCCGTCTCTGCAAGCGCATTGAAAGCCCAGGCAAGCCGCCTACGTCATGTGTCAGAGAATATTTCCAACGCAGATACCCCCGGGTATCGCCGCAAGACTGTTCCCTTTGAAGCGGTGCGCGATCTGCGCTCCGACGTAGAAAAGGTGGAGGTCGGCCCTGTGCGTCTGGACCGATCCGATCTGGAGCAGGTTTTTGATCCTTCCCACCCGCTGGCAGACGAGAGCGGCCATTACGAAGGGTCGAATGTAGACCTGATGATCGAGATCGCCGATGCCCGCGAGGCACAGCGCAGCTACGAGGCCAACCTCAAGATGTTCGAGCAGGGGCGGCAAATGTCGTCATCACTGATGGACCTGTTGCGCAGATAA
- a CDS encoding FlgB family protein produces the protein MFKELNVFKIAYSMATHAGKRQALVSQNIANADTPGYHAKDIKPFKEVYAQGPRAGDMVASRSNHLHGASGNGMDWAVTATRGGGDPNDNTVSIEGEILKGVEVKRQHDRALAIYKSSMNVLRSSLGRN, from the coding sequence GTGTTTAAAGAACTGAACGTCTTTAAGATTGCCTACTCAATGGCCACCCATGCAGGGAAGCGCCAGGCATTGGTGTCGCAGAACATCGCCAATGCCGATACGCCTGGCTATCATGCCAAGGACATCAAGCCTTTCAAAGAAGTCTATGCGCAGGGACCCCGTGCAGGCGACATGGTTGCCAGCCGCTCCAACCATCTGCACGGCGCCTCCGGCAACGGTATGGACTGGGCTGTCACCGCCACGCGCGGGGGCGGTGATCCCAATGACAACACGGTCTCGATCGAAGGCGAAATCCTGAAAGGGGTTGAGGTCAAGCGGCAGCATGACCGCGCGTTGGCGATCTATAAATCCTCGATGAACGTGCTGCGCAGCAGCCTTGGCCGGAACTGA
- a CDS encoding FliI/YscN family ATPase, with translation MISAINALTQDLANKKLSSAVGRVSEISGGAITVSGLNGQARIGDRLILRRAGSDPLEGEVMRISCSEVSMLPDTAPDRVAVGDAVLLHPTPDFAPGDSWIGRVIDPFGAPLDGRPMMRGEATRDLMAAPPKAASRRPMGERLNTGLAVFNTILPIVKGQRVGLFAGSGVGKSTLLATLAQNMEADVVVIALIGERGREVNHFVKDVLGDEGMQRAVVVAATSDQSALVRRRCAWSAMAVAEHFRDQGKNVLFLADSVTRFAEAHREIAVSSGEAPALRGYPPSVTPLITGLCERAGPGSGDQGDITAIFSVLVAGSDMDEPIADILRGVLDGHIVLNREIAERGRFPAVDVSRSVSRSLPAAATADENSAILDVRKYLGAYEQSEVMIRAGLYSEGNDVTLDQAVKLWPELDSFFGRSDPEGVQSSFNRLMLMMRRAVAIR, from the coding sequence ATGATCTCAGCCATCAACGCATTGACCCAGGATTTGGCGAACAAGAAACTGTCGTCAGCCGTGGGGCGCGTGTCGGAAATTTCAGGTGGCGCAATCACGGTATCGGGGTTGAATGGTCAGGCGCGTATTGGGGATCGGTTGATCCTTCGTCGGGCGGGGAGTGACCCGTTAGAAGGTGAGGTTATGCGGATTTCATGTAGTGAAGTCAGTATGTTACCAGATACAGCTCCGGATCGTGTTGCTGTCGGGGATGCTGTTCTGTTGCACCCAACGCCGGATTTTGCCCCCGGTGACAGTTGGATCGGACGCGTGATTGATCCCTTCGGCGCACCTCTGGACGGACGACCGATGATGCGTGGAGAGGCAACTCGGGACTTGATGGCAGCGCCACCAAAAGCTGCTTCACGTCGTCCGATGGGGGAACGACTCAACACTGGTCTTGCGGTCTTCAACACGATTCTGCCGATCGTAAAAGGGCAGCGAGTCGGTCTTTTTGCAGGGTCAGGTGTGGGAAAATCCACGCTGTTGGCCACATTGGCACAGAATATGGAGGCTGATGTCGTCGTCATCGCGCTGATCGGCGAGCGGGGACGTGAGGTCAACCACTTCGTAAAAGATGTTCTGGGCGACGAGGGGATGCAGCGTGCAGTTGTCGTTGCAGCCACGTCCGACCAATCGGCGCTGGTGCGTCGACGCTGCGCGTGGTCAGCGATGGCCGTGGCAGAACATTTTCGAGATCAGGGAAAAAATGTGCTGTTTCTTGCAGATTCGGTGACTCGATTTGCCGAAGCACACCGCGAGATTGCCGTTTCATCAGGTGAAGCGCCAGCCCTGCGCGGATACCCACCGTCAGTGACACCGCTGATTACCGGTCTTTGTGAGCGTGCCGGGCCTGGCAGTGGCGACCAGGGCGATATCACCGCGATTTTCAGCGTGCTGGTTGCAGGTTCTGATATGGATGAGCCGATCGCCGATATTCTGCGCGGCGTTCTGGATGGGCATATTGTGCTCAACCGTGAGATTGCAGAACGAGGACGATTCCCGGCTGTCGATGTCTCGCGGTCGGTGTCCAGAAGCCTGCCTGCGGCCGCAACAGCGGATGAGAATTCAGCGATTCTGGATGTCCGAAAGTATCTCGGCGCTTATGAACAATCAGAGGTTATGATCCGCGCAGGCCTTTATTCGGAGGGCAATGATGTGACGCTGGATCAGGCTGTGAAGCTCTGGCCAGAGTTGGATTCGTTCTTCGGCAGGTCAGATCCTGAAGGGGTACAAAGCAGCTTCAATCGCCTGATGCTGATGATGCGACGCGCCGTGGCGATACGCTAA
- the flbT gene encoding flagellar biosynthesis repressor FlbT has translation MSGLVLKLAPKERVLVNGAVIENGDRRSRLSIVTPDANILRLRDAIHPEEANTPVRRVCYAAQLVLSGDVDGEEDRLQMLRRIEELSQVFTDPDSRASLAEATDAVLSDNHYRCLKALRTLLPREDRLMAVRPS, from the coding sequence ATGAGCGGATTGGTCCTGAAACTTGCCCCGAAAGAGCGGGTATTGGTGAACGGTGCAGTAATTGAAAACGGAGATCGGCGCAGTCGATTGTCCATTGTAACCCCAGATGCAAACATCCTGCGGCTGCGTGATGCCATCCACCCGGAAGAAGCAAACACTCCGGTGCGACGCGTCTGCTACGCGGCCCAGTTGGTTCTGTCTGGCGATGTCGATGGCGAGGAGGATCGCCTTCAAATGCTGCGCCGGATAGAGGAACTGAGTCAGGTGTTCACAGATCCTGACAGCCGTGCGTCACTGGCAGAGGCCACCGATGCTGTCCTCTCAGACAACCACTACAGATGTTTGAAAGCGCTGCGCACCTTGTTGCCACGCGAAGATCGACTGATGGCCGTACGCCCATCGTGA
- the flaF gene encoding flagellar biosynthesis regulator FlaF, giving the protein MNALLKAKSAYSAAKAPTRTAKNLEYEVIARVTRRMVAAAQKGKPGFTELAAALTDNRKLWSIFSVEVASPGNPLPDELKAQLLSLGEFTHQHTSKVLARKADVRLLVEINTAIMRGLRSGAS; this is encoded by the coding sequence GTGAATGCCCTTCTAAAGGCGAAGAGCGCCTATTCGGCGGCAAAGGCCCCGACTCGAACTGCAAAGAACCTCGAATATGAAGTCATCGCCCGCGTAACCCGTCGCATGGTCGCCGCAGCCCAAAAAGGTAAGCCAGGTTTTACCGAACTTGCCGCAGCACTGACCGACAATCGCAAACTCTGGTCGATCTTTTCAGTCGAAGTTGCCAGTCCTGGAAACCCACTCCCGGACGAATTGAAAGCTCAGCTGCTCTCGCTTGGGGAATTCACCCATCAACACACCAGCAAAGTCCTGGCCCGCAAAGCGGATGTACGGCTTCTGGTGGAAATCAACACGGCCATCATGCGTGGCCTTCGCAGCGGAGCGTCCTGA
- a CDS encoding flagellin N-terminal helical domain-containing protein — MSSILTNNGAMVALQTLQSVNNSLDDTQSQISTGKRIGSAKDNAAVWAISKTMDSDISGYKSVQESLGVGEATVAVALSGAEQIVETLTEMKQLAISANSENVDHAKIQDSIAKKAAQIESIIDSAEFNGANLLDDNVTTSLTVLGGLDPAADTITVTAIDSEANISTAGITDITDVATASTALTEIETMLGNAIDAAAQLGADSNRLTDQGMFVSKLSDSLTMGVSTMTDTNMEESSARLKALQTQQQLAVQSLSIANQAPQTLMQLFR, encoded by the coding sequence ATGTCCAGCATTCTGACTAACAATGGCGCAATGGTTGCACTGCAGACGCTGCAGTCCGTAAACAACAGCCTTGACGACACCCAGAGCCAGATTTCGACCGGTAAGCGGATCGGTTCGGCCAAGGATAACGCCGCGGTTTGGGCGATCTCCAAAACCATGGACTCTGATATCTCTGGCTATAAGTCGGTACAGGAATCTCTTGGCGTTGGTGAAGCGACTGTTGCTGTGGCCCTGTCCGGTGCCGAGCAAATCGTTGAAACTCTCACCGAGATGAAGCAGCTGGCGATTTCCGCAAACTCGGAAAACGTTGACCACGCAAAGATTCAGGACAGCATCGCCAAGAAGGCAGCGCAGATCGAATCGATCATCGACTCCGCTGAATTCAACGGAGCAAATCTGCTTGATGACAACGTCACCACCTCGTTGACTGTTCTGGGTGGACTGGATCCAGCTGCGGATACCATCACCGTAACGGCGATCGACTCTGAAGCAAACATCAGTACTGCCGGGATCACCGATATTACTGATGTGGCAACCGCCTCTACTGCGCTGACCGAGATCGAAACCATGCTTGGTAACGCGATCGATGCGGCCGCTCAGCTGGGTGCTGATTCCAATCGCCTGACCGACCAAGGCATGTTTGTGTCGAAACTCTCCGACTCCCTGACAATGGGTGTCAGCACGATGACCGATACAAATATGGAAGAATCTTCTGCGAGGCTGAAAGCGCTTCAGACTCAGCAGCAGCTGGCGGTGCAATCGCTGTCGATTGCAAACCAGGCGCCACAGACCCTGATGCAGCTGTTCCGTTAA
- the flgN gene encoding flagellar export chaperone FlgN produces the protein MTEQTPQQLIEELDTLLDAERAALVSGNLQELEPLLAKKEAIITTLNMTADLEREALEHVQGKVSRNQVLLDSAMEGIRAVAARMAELRRVRKGLDVYDQSGRKTRFATGGTPNLEKRA, from the coding sequence ATGACTGAACAAACCCCGCAACAGCTGATCGAAGAGCTTGATACCCTACTGGATGCTGAGCGCGCGGCGCTAGTGAGTGGTAATCTGCAAGAGCTGGAACCACTGCTCGCCAAAAAGGAAGCAATCATAACGACACTGAATATGACCGCAGATCTGGAGCGTGAAGCTCTGGAACATGTTCAGGGCAAGGTGTCTCGCAATCAGGTTCTACTGGACAGCGCCATGGAAGGTATCCGTGCGGTCGCTGCCCGAATGGCGGAACTGCGCCGTGTGCGCAAAGGGTTGGATGTCTATGACCAGTCGGGGCGCAAGACCCGTTTTGCGACTGGCGGCACCCCCAACCTCGAGAAACGCGCGTAA
- a CDS encoding rod-binding protein, translated as MEPIAQLPAMRRPAAITPPPQDPLRKAAQELEATFLTEMLKSAGLGESRETMGGGAGEDQFSSFLVRAQAEQITKAGGVGLAESLYHALKEAQDND; from the coding sequence ATGGAACCAATTGCTCAACTTCCGGCGATGCGGCGTCCCGCGGCCATCACCCCGCCGCCACAAGATCCGCTGCGCAAGGCCGCACAGGAGCTTGAGGCGACTTTCCTTACAGAAATGTTGAAATCCGCCGGTCTCGGCGAAAGTCGCGAAACAATGGGCGGGGGTGCTGGCGAGGACCAGTTTTCCAGTTTCCTGGTGCGCGCACAGGCGGAGCAAATCACCAAAGCGGGCGGCGTCGGCTTGGCAGAATCACTTTATCACGCACTGAAAGAGGCACAGGACAATGACTGA
- the fliK gene encoding flagellar hook-length control protein FliK, translating into MQMEEVAEQHASTSDASEKANQTTHDDDAEAATGEGPQDPQDQAAAKEAAADQDALAVPTQLDVNVAEQKRIENGRREGASAEKAGSQATALPHPNADGAKATAEASSSEDGLPGGRAVAQGAASDSETTAKDGLLAEGKSGGGKSDPAIAQRALSETGSVPQRMVTGVEDQSTQGLRSDSVAAETKAPGDTAGDMGRTVVEANGITSGPRGRVVQTDAVSNPGAHPQPEVKSTEAAATAAAASEAVKDAVKPSVAAQTQTVQQANPTAGPSPLEGGASETTSPVREKLEARRTAAEQMRAPTPTQTTTILPQGTYSVASFGLGAGALTAAMPTSTSALAIDPSFSAEIGGSAVTGGSSGFELPGLSQLLTEATVSPGTVHKPETPRLIANQMAEALAMKGERNVDVALNPKELGHVNMRVSVTETGVSVMIQTERAETGDLMRRHISELADEFKRMGFEDISFQFSGDEASNQSGGRGEANTHAGRSTGVGDEELADLPAEPMTQSLNLGEVGLDMRI; encoded by the coding sequence ATGCAGATGGAAGAGGTTGCTGAGCAGCATGCTTCCACATCGGATGCGTCGGAAAAGGCGAATCAAACAACACATGATGATGATGCCGAGGCAGCCACCGGAGAGGGCCCGCAAGATCCGCAGGATCAGGCGGCGGCCAAGGAGGCGGCAGCAGATCAGGACGCTTTGGCGGTTCCGACGCAGCTGGATGTCAATGTTGCTGAGCAAAAGCGGATTGAGAACGGCCGTCGTGAGGGCGCGTCTGCGGAGAAAGCTGGAAGCCAGGCAACCGCATTACCTCATCCAAATGCTGATGGGGCGAAGGCAACAGCCGAAGCCAGCTCATCTGAGGACGGTTTGCCGGGTGGTCGTGCTGTTGCGCAGGGTGCCGCTTCCGATTCTGAGACAACTGCAAAGGATGGCTTGCTAGCTGAAGGAAAGAGTGGGGGCGGCAAGAGCGACCCTGCCATCGCGCAGAGGGCGCTGTCTGAGACGGGTAGCGTCCCGCAGCGGATGGTCACAGGCGTGGAGGACCAATCGACACAGGGACTACGCAGCGATTCGGTAGCTGCTGAAACCAAGGCGCCAGGTGATACCGCTGGGGATATGGGTCGAACTGTGGTCGAGGCAAACGGTATAACATCTGGGCCAAGAGGTCGAGTTGTGCAAACCGACGCCGTCTCCAATCCTGGCGCTCATCCTCAGCCAGAGGTTAAATCCACTGAGGCCGCGGCAACGGCGGCAGCGGCATCCGAGGCGGTGAAGGATGCCGTGAAACCGTCCGTGGCAGCGCAAACTCAAACGGTGCAACAGGCGAACCCAACGGCCGGTCCATCTCCGTTAGAGGGGGGCGCTTCGGAGACGACTTCGCCAGTGCGCGAAAAGCTTGAGGCACGGCGTACAGCCGCTGAACAGATGCGAGCCCCCACGCCGACGCAGACCACCACAATTCTGCCTCAGGGTACATATTCGGTTGCCAGCTTTGGTCTGGGTGCAGGAGCTCTTACAGCCGCTATGCCAACATCCACGTCGGCGCTTGCTATTGATCCATCGTTCTCAGCGGAGATCGGAGGTAGCGCGGTGACCGGCGGTAGCAGCGGGTTTGAGCTGCCTGGCCTGTCACAGCTGCTGACAGAAGCAACGGTAAGCCCAGGTACTGTGCATAAACCTGAAACGCCCCGCCTGATTGCGAATCAGATGGCCGAAGCGCTGGCAATGAAGGGAGAGCGTAACGTCGATGTAGCGCTCAATCCCAAGGAGCTGGGGCATGTGAATATGCGTGTCTCTGTCACCGAGACGGGCGTCAGTGTCATGATTCAGACTGAGCGCGCTGAAACTGGTGACCTGATGCGGCGTCATATCAGTGAGCTGGCGGATGAGTTTAAGCGGATGGGGTTTGAGGATATTTCGTTCCAGTTCTCTGGTGATGAAGCCTCGAATCAAAGTGGCGGCCGCGGCGAGGCGAATACCCACGCCGGCCGGTCCACCGGGGTTGGCGATGAGGAACTGGCTGACCTTCCTGCAGAACCGATGACGCAATCACTCAACCTCGGCGAGGTTGGGCTTGATATGAGGATTTGA
- a CDS encoding flagellar hook capping FlgD N-terminal domain-containing protein → MTTSVSGASASQQQQAASTASAEPKKTTGIASDFETFLKMLTAQARYQDPLEPIDSTEYSAQLAQFSMVEQQVQGNEVLEGIQAQLGLANMAAMSGWVGMETRSAAPAYFDGANPVTVSPNPAQIADTVHLVVKDDTGKEVQRISLPVSAEPYQWQGIDDDGYAFDPGSYSFTLESQKNGEVVLSDTAETYTRVKETQMRGNEVALILEGGSAILASSVTALREPVAPAV, encoded by the coding sequence ATGACAACGAGTGTATCGGGTGCTTCGGCATCGCAACAACAGCAAGCGGCGTCGACCGCCTCGGCTGAACCAAAGAAAACCACAGGGATCGCCTCTGACTTTGAGACTTTCCTTAAGATGCTCACCGCACAGGCGCGGTATCAGGATCCTTTGGAACCGATTGATTCAACAGAATACTCGGCGCAGTTGGCGCAATTCTCAATGGTTGAACAACAGGTTCAGGGCAATGAGGTGCTGGAGGGGATCCAAGCGCAGTTGGGTCTGGCAAACATGGCAGCCATGTCCGGCTGGGTGGGTATGGAAACCCGATCGGCAGCACCCGCCTACTTTGACGGGGCCAACCCTGTAACCGTCTCGCCGAACCCGGCCCAGATCGCCGACACTGTTCATCTGGTGGTCAAGGATGACACCGGTAAAGAGGTGCAGCGAATCAGCCTCCCTGTTTCAGCTGAACCTTATCAGTGGCAGGGTATTGATGACGACGGATATGCGTTTGATCCAGGCAGCTACAGCTTTACGTTGGAGAGCCAGAAAAACGGTGAAGTCGTCCTCTCCGATACTGCGGAGACCTACACCCGGGTGAAAGAAACTCAGATGCGTGGCAACGAAGTGGCCTTGATCCTGGAAGGCGGCTCGGCGATCTTGGCATCATCGGTGACAGCGCTGCGCGAACCTGTGGCACCCGCAGTCTGA
- a CDS encoding phosphotransferase family protein: MTRAETTEPDLPNLSPYFIARFLAYLSDCGVSDATPSPLLGGRSNRVWRLGGIVVKLYGDSHANPLFANDAAREYAALQALNGTALVPELLTSGQFEGHDWLAYRHSPGVTWSSGSAEVAALLGRLHAQPVIPGLPTGVSGSAAINDQTRSILAYCGDAGDLNRLEPGRQIPAAGRRVLIHGDPVPGNIVTSGGCLTLIDWQCPQIGDPAEDLALFLSPAMQQVYRGAPLTGAEEATFLAAYPDPEITARYLSLKPWYHWRMAAYCQWRDERDGDQNSLAYRLERAALEACLEHA, encoded by the coding sequence TTGACACGAGCCGAAACCACGGAGCCTGACCTGCCAAACCTGTCGCCATATTTTATCGCCCGCTTTCTGGCATATCTGTCGGACTGCGGCGTGAGCGATGCCACGCCGTCGCCTCTTCTGGGGGGGCGCTCCAACCGTGTCTGGCGTTTGGGTGGGATTGTGGTGAAACTCTATGGCGACAGTCATGCCAACCCGCTCTTTGCCAATGATGCTGCACGCGAATACGCAGCGCTTCAGGCACTGAATGGCACCGCTTTGGTGCCAGAACTGCTGACATCTGGTCAGTTTGAGGGGCATGATTGGCTGGCATACCGGCACTCGCCGGGCGTGACCTGGTCGTCGGGCAGCGCAGAGGTGGCGGCACTGCTTGGCCGGTTGCATGCACAGCCCGTGATACCGGGTTTGCCGACAGGTGTGTCCGGCAGTGCGGCGATCAACGACCAGACCCGGTCTATTCTGGCCTATTGCGGCGATGCTGGTGATCTGAACCGGCTTGAGCCCGGCAGGCAGATACCCGCAGCAGGGCGCAGGGTGTTGATCCACGGCGATCCCGTACCCGGTAATATCGTGACCTCAGGCGGGTGTCTGACGCTGATCGACTGGCAATGCCCGCAGATCGGAGACCCGGCCGAGGATCTGGCGCTGTTCCTGTCGCCCGCAATGCAGCAGGTCTATCGCGGTGCGCCCCTGACTGGCGCAGAGGAGGCAACCTTCCTTGCGGCCTATCCGGATCCGGAGATCACCGCGCGCTACCTATCACTGAAACCTTGGTACCACTGGCGCATGGCCGCCTACTGCCAATGGCGCGACGAACGGGATGGTGATCAAAACAGCCTTGCCTATCGCCTGGAACGGGCCGCCCTAGAGGCCTGCCTGGAGCATGCGTGA